GCCCAACTGATGCGGGAGCTGGCCGATGCGTCTGTTTCGTGACCTGCCCAAGGTTTACCTGCACCGCGACGTGGTGGACTTTCGCAAGTCCATTGACGGCCTGGCGGCCATCGTCGAGCAGCAGATGGCCCTGGATCCGTTCGCCGATGCGCTGTACGTGTTCTGCAACCGCCACCGCGACCGGCTCAAGGTGCTCTACTGGGACCAGACCGGCTTTTGCCTCTGGTACAAGCGCCTGGAGAAGGCGAAGTTCCAGTGGCCGCGCAAGCATGCCGA
This DNA window, taken from Pseudomonadota bacterium, encodes the following:
- the tnpB gene encoding IS66 family insertion sequence element accessory protein TnpB; its protein translation is MRLFRDLPKVYLHRDVVDFRKSIDGLAAIVEQQMALDPFADALYVFCNRHRDRLKVLYWDQTGFCLWYKRLEKAKFQWPRKHADGVIRWGEREFNWLLEGFDVMRMQGHQQLHFSATNSLIGGASCY